The following coding sequences lie in one Candidatus Cloacimonadota bacterium genomic window:
- a CDS encoding efflux RND transporter permease subunit, translating into MKLPEFSVNRKVTVIMLTILTVILGIVAFTQLGFEMLPDLNYPTISIVTTYPGAASEDVEEMITKTLETSIAGVKRIKNIKSESMEGISLIMVEFVWGTNLDFAAQDLRDAIDQSLDYLPGDAKRPMVMK; encoded by the coding sequence ATGAAGCTACCAGAATTTTCTGTAAATAGAAAAGTTACTGTGATAATGCTAACAATTTTAACAGTTATTTTAGGTATAGTTGCTTTTACACAACTTGGGTTTGAGATGCTGCCAGATTTAAATTATCCTACTATTTCAATTGTGACTACATATCCCGGCGCTGCATCCGAAGATGTAGAAGAGATGATTACAAAAACATTAGAAACATCAATCGCAGGAGTAAAGAGAATAAAAAATATCAAATCCGAAAGTATGGAAGGCATATCTTTGATTATGGTTGAATTCGTCTGGGGAACGAATCTGGATTTTGCCGCACAGGATTTGCGCGATGCAATTGATCAGAGTTTGGATTATTTGCCAGGTGATGCAAAACGACCGATGGTGATGAAAC